The following coding sequences are from one Gemmatimonadota bacterium window:
- a CDS encoding class I SAM-dependent methyltransferase — translation MKLGKLSRDLREAYRGTGVKGRVRHFDGWIARSARSARSARSARAAPESDGTGGYDHASTVQEYYDLCSGFMVWGWNESLHFVPLTPDESLEESIVRHQRLMISKLDLKPGMTVVDVGCGVGGPMRRVVRETGVKVVGINISEVQLKQARKLNAEAGIGHMVDYEACSFMNMDGIEDGTFDRGYAIESTCHAPDKVRAFEEIYRVLKPGALFWGQEMCLTDKFDPEDASHRAIEQELRRGIALNDIATFEEVNRALEAAGFHVIEGKDRDIQEGPSTPWYRTMDSRHGTLGNTLRRLPWGRKAIIAGSKMAEMLRLLPKGSSEVVRLLDRTADAYVSGGKTGIFTPLYCFLARKPL, via the coding sequence TTGAAACTGGGTAAACTGTCCAGAGATCTGCGTGAGGCTTACCGGGGAACGGGCGTCAAGGGTCGTGTCCGGCACTTCGACGGCTGGATCGCGCGGTCGGCCCGGTCGGCCCGGTCGGCCCGGTCGGCCCGGGCGGCGCCGGAATCCGACGGCACGGGCGGATACGACCATGCGTCAACGGTGCAAGAGTACTATGATCTTTGCAGCGGATTCATGGTGTGGGGTTGGAACGAATCCCTGCATTTCGTACCACTCACACCCGATGAGAGCCTGGAAGAATCCATCGTCCGTCATCAGCGGTTGATGATCTCGAAGCTGGACTTGAAGCCGGGCATGACGGTGGTGGACGTTGGTTGTGGGGTCGGCGGCCCTATGCGCCGCGTCGTCCGTGAGACCGGTGTCAAGGTCGTCGGTATCAACATCAGTGAAGTCCAACTCAAACAGGCAAGGAAGTTGAACGCCGAGGCGGGAATCGGCCACATGGTCGATTATGAGGCATGCAGCTTCATGAATATGGACGGCATCGAGGACGGGACGTTCGACAGGGGCTATGCCATCGAGTCGACGTGCCACGCGCCGGACAAGGTACGCGCGTTCGAGGAGATATACCGCGTACTCAAACCGGGCGCGCTGTTCTGGGGCCAGGAAATGTGCCTGACCGACAAGTTCGATCCGGAAGACGCCAGCCACCGTGCTATTGAGCAGGAACTCCGGCGTGGTATTGCACTGAACGACATCGCGACGTTCGAAGAAGTGAATCGCGCGCTTGAAGCGGCGGGATTCCACGTCATTGAAGGAAAGGACCGGGACATCCAGGAAGGACCGTCCACGCCCTGGTATCGTACCATGGATAGTCGTCACGGCACGTTGGGGAATACGCTGCGCAGGCTTCCATGGGGCCGTAAAGCCATCATCGCGGGATCGAAGATGGCCGAAATGCTGCGTCTGCTACCGAAGGGTTCATCGGAAGTCGTCCGGCTCCTTGATCGCACCGCGGACGCCTATGTTTCGGGTGGCAAGACAGGTATCTTCACACCGCTGTACTGTTTCCTGGCTCGCAAACCTCTTTAG
- a CDS encoding cytochrome P450, translated as MTETNKGTKPQPLTLTQELILMLLNEETGYFHQVPGWHLHCAVVGAVLAELSLRSRIDTDVESLFLLDQTPTGNSTIDFILEEIASEPNQQNTQYWIERLAPRAETIIDSVLDRLVEMKVLEHHDGEFWTLARVDWKMGLYEEDEKGTANQFIRTRISRAIFMNEIPDPRDVIVICLVNTCDVFRFMFQLDEESEQRIEFICKMDEIGRSIAEAVSHKMASPTLRRAAFTRKIPMVSLRKLLRNPHVRDGNLNALFASLAEEYGPVFKIRPPFARPMVFMAGLEVNRWVHKHGRMYLRARDYFSEFEKVYGASGLLPSLDGADHFRLRKSLSPAYSRGRLGGQLGQLYQHARRHMASWNVGDAYTASTMCRRMINSQLSPLFIGVDSQDVLDDLMKFKERALSVHVARILPKFTLNTPGMKRRAKALDTLMERIEGVHTPAQRADSPRDLVDEYLSLHASDPQFLPESNLRFSFSAALIASVYLGDMYSLVVYAMVSQPALYEKIREESDALFGNGDPEAEALAPPAIDVTHRFLMECMRMYPIVPMSIRNVMNVCVFDGYELPLGERLHIAPTATHYMRDIFPDPYKFDIDRYLPPRHEHRSPGYAPYGLGTHMCLGTRWMELQLAVNLLLLAHYFRLEMSPANFKLKFNPFPSLKPSKKLKFVITEQRRELPV; from the coding sequence ATGACTGAAACCAATAAAGGCACGAAGCCCCAACCGCTTACGTTGACTCAGGAACTCATCCTGATGCTGCTCAACGAGGAGACCGGCTACTTCCACCAGGTGCCCGGTTGGCATTTGCATTGCGCCGTGGTCGGTGCCGTGCTTGCGGAACTCTCACTCAGGTCCCGCATCGACACGGATGTGGAGTCCCTGTTTCTCCTCGACCAGACGCCCACGGGCAATTCCACCATCGATTTCATACTCGAGGAAATCGCGAGCGAGCCCAATCAGCAGAATACGCAATACTGGATCGAACGGCTGGCTCCCCGGGCGGAGACGATTATCGATTCGGTGCTGGATCGCCTGGTAGAAATGAAAGTCCTGGAACACCACGACGGCGAGTTCTGGACGCTGGCCCGAGTCGACTGGAAGATGGGATTGTACGAAGAGGACGAAAAGGGCACGGCGAATCAGTTCATCAGAACGCGGATCAGCCGGGCGATCTTCATGAACGAGATACCCGACCCGAGAGACGTCATCGTCATATGCCTGGTCAATACCTGTGACGTTTTTCGATTCATGTTCCAACTCGACGAAGAGTCGGAGCAGCGCATCGAGTTCATCTGCAAGATGGACGAAATCGGCCGGTCAATCGCCGAAGCAGTCTCACACAAAATGGCCAGCCCGACGCTTCGCCGGGCCGCTTTTACGCGTAAGATCCCGATGGTTTCGCTTCGTAAACTGCTGCGAAACCCGCACGTACGAGACGGCAACCTCAACGCGCTATTTGCGAGCCTGGCAGAGGAGTACGGTCCGGTGTTCAAGATCCGTCCTCCGTTCGCCAGGCCCATGGTCTTTATGGCAGGACTCGAGGTAAACCGCTGGGTGCACAAGCACGGACGCATGTACCTGAGGGCCAGGGATTACTTCAGCGAATTCGAGAAGGTCTACGGGGCATCCGGCCTCTTGCCTTCCCTGGACGGCGCCGATCACTTCCGGCTTCGCAAGTCCCTGTCGCCAGCGTATTCCCGCGGGAGACTGGGAGGGCAGTTGGGCCAGCTCTACCAACATGCGCGCCGTCACATGGCAAGCTGGAACGTCGGAGACGCCTATACCGCTTCGACCATGTGCCGCCGGATGATCAACTCACAACTTTCGCCCCTGTTTATCGGCGTCGATTCCCAGGACGTCCTGGACGATCTGATGAAGTTCAAGGAACGGGCGCTCAGCGTGCACGTCGCCAGGATCCTGCCTAAATTCACGCTGAACACCCCGGGCATGAAACGGCGGGCGAAAGCCCTGGATACGCTGATGGAACGAATAGAAGGCGTCCATACCCCTGCCCAACGGGCCGACAGCCCGCGGGACCTCGTGGACGAGTACCTCAGCCTCCACGCAAGCGACCCGCAGTTTCTCCCTGAATCCAACCTGCGGTTTTCCTTTTCCGCGGCGTTGATTGCCAGCGTGTACCTGGGCGATATGTATAGCCTTGTGGTATACGCCATGGTGTCACAGCCTGCGCTCTACGAGAAAATCCGAGAGGAATCCGATGCCTTGTTCGGGAACGGCGATCCGGAAGCAGAGGCGCTCGCACCACCCGCGATCGACGTTACGCACCGCTTCCTCATGGAGTGCATGCGCATGTACCCGATCGTGCCCATGTCAATTCGAAACGTAATGAACGTGTGTGTTTTCGACGGGTACGAACTGCCCCTGGGAGAACGGCTCCATATCGCGCCGACCGCCACGCATTACATGCGCGACATATTTCCCGACCCGTACAAATTCGACATCGACCGCTATCTGCCGCCGCGCCACGAACATCGCAGTCCCGGATACGCTCCGTACGGACTGGGCACGCACATGTGCCTCGGCACCCGTTGGATGGAACTGCAACTGGCGGTCAACCTGCTGTTGCTGGCGCATTACTTCAGGCTCGAAATGTCGCCCGCAAACTTCAAGCTCAAGTTCAATCCGTTTCCCTCTTTGAAACCGAGCAAGAAGCTGAAATTCGTCATCACCGAGCAGAGACGCGAGTTGCCTGTCTGA